In Anaerolineae bacterium, a genomic segment contains:
- a CDS encoding efflux RND transporter periplasmic adaptor subunit has translation MKKRFLLPLLLIVVLMGLGITAWQMLSREGFRQEVGEFYGTIEAKEVIVSSETGGRIKALHVKKGDRVNAGQLLVEMDTELLDLQIRQAEAALRLAQARLAILKAGPRAEDIRKAEAELAQAEAARDTARKVLEITRAMLANPQDLNAQIHALEGQIMVMEESLKAAHYRIQAAEAQESMFKETVPALERGIVVEIPLPGGGVITRTIETPRYQIDELLYQWNISSQQLSLAWEEYNALKSSLEQTRKTLELLRKIKEDPLTLKEQVHKAEAHLKLSESLVELAEAKLKALKSGARAEDIEAAEAEVDRAKAALEALKSKREKLFLYAPVGGWVTTQAFEEGEIVPPNAAILKIANLEELTLTIFVPEPELGKVRLGQKVKVTVDPFPGETFEGEVVYISPRAEFTPKSVQTKEERVNLVFRVKVRLPNPEGKLKAGMPAEARLSYE, from the coding sequence GTGAAAAAGAGGTTCCTTCTCCCACTTCTTCTGATAGTTGTGCTCATGGGCCTTGGGATCACTGCCTGGCAAATGCTTTCCCGTGAGGGATTCCGCCAGGAGGTGGGAGAATTCTACGGGACCATTGAGGCTAAGGAGGTGATCGTTTCTTCCGAAACGGGGGGTAGAATTAAAGCCCTGCATGTGAAGAAAGGGGACCGGGTTAATGCCGGGCAGCTTCTGGTAGAGATGGACACGGAACTTCTGGATCTTCAAATCCGCCAGGCAGAAGCTGCCTTGCGCCTGGCCCAGGCCAGGCTCGCCATCCTCAAGGCCGGCCCCCGAGCCGAAGACATCCGCAAAGCCGAGGCTGAACTTGCTCAGGCTGAGGCCGCCAGAGATACAGCCCGCAAAGTTCTGGAAATAACCAGGGCGATGTTAGCCAACCCCCAGGATCTGAACGCTCAGATCCACGCTCTGGAAGGCCAGATAATGGTTATGGAAGAATCCCTCAAAGCTGCTCATTACCGCATCCAGGCCGCCGAAGCCCAGGAATCAATGTTCAAAGAAACAGTCCCTGCTTTGGAAAGAGGCATTGTGGTGGAAATCCCCCTGCCTGGGGGTGGGGTTATAACCAGAACCATAGAAACACCCCGCTATCAAATTGACGAACTCCTTTACCAGTGGAATATCTCCTCCCAGCAACTGAGCCTCGCCTGGGAAGAATACAACGCCCTTAAATCATCCCTTGAACAAACCCGGAAAACTCTCGAGCTTTTGAGGAAAATAAAAGAGGATCCCCTGACATTAAAGGAGCAGGTTCACAAAGCCGAAGCCCACCTCAAACTTTCGGAATCCCTGGTAGAACTGGCTGAGGCTAAGCTCAAAGCCCTCAAAAGTGGAGCCAGAGCTGAAGACATTGAGGCAGCAGAAGCAGAGGTAGATAGGGCAAAAGCTGCCCTTGAGGCCCTTAAAAGCAAACGGGAGAAACTCTTCCTCTACGCACCCGTTGGCGGCTGGGTCACTACCCAGGCTTTTGAAGAGGGGGAAATAGTCCCTCCGAACGCTGCAATCCTGAAGATCGCCAACCTGGAAGAACTGACCCTGACCATTTTCGTCCCTGAACCGGAGCTGGGCAAAGTTCGGCTGGGTCAAAAGGTGAAAGTGACAGTGGATCCTTTCCCGGGGGAGACCTTTGAAGGGGAAGTTGTGTACATCTCGCCGCGGGCAGAGTTTACCCCGAAGAGCGTCCAAACCAAAGAAGAAAGAGTCAACCTGGTTTTCCGGGTAAAAGTCCGCCTTCCAAACCCTGAAGGAAAACTGAAGGCCGGAATGCCAGCCGAAGCCCGCCTTAGCTACGAATAA
- the rdgB gene encoding RdgB/HAM1 family non-canonical purine NTP pyrophosphatase yields the protein MCKLLIATNNRGKLLEYLELLKGVPFELTWPEKEGITLEVEESASSYHENASLKALTWAKVTGFMAMADDSGLEVDALGGAPGPLSARYGGLKSDREKYELLLREIANVPWEKRTARFRCVIALAFPDGRLYTFEGIKEGYIALKPEGEHGFGYDPIFFIPELGKTMAQLPLEEKNRISHRAQAARQLRDFLNSLSP from the coding sequence ATGTGCAAATTGCTGATCGCCACCAACAACAGGGGTAAATTGCTTGAATACCTTGAACTTCTAAAAGGGGTACCCTTTGAGCTTACCTGGCCGGAGAAGGAAGGCATCACCCTTGAAGTAGAAGAATCAGCCAGCTCTTACCATGAAAATGCTTCCCTCAAGGCACTTACGTGGGCTAAAGTTACTGGCTTCATGGCCATGGCCGACGATTCTGGCCTTGAAGTAGACGCTCTGGGAGGCGCCCCTGGACCCTTATCAGCCCGCTACGGAGGGCTAAAATCCGACCGGGAAAAGTATGAGCTGTTGCTCAGGGAAATAGCAAATGTACCATGGGAGAAAAGGACTGCTCGCTTTCGCTGCGTCATTGCCCTTGCATTCCCTGATGGAAGGCTCTATACGTTTGAGGGTATAAAGGAAGGATACATTGCCCTGAAACCCGAAGGAGAGCACGGCTTTGGCTATGACCCCATCTTCTTCATCCCTGAACTGGGCAAGACCATGGCGCAGCTTCCCCTTGAGGAAAAAAATCGCATAAGTCACAGGGCTCAAGCCGCTCGCCAGTTACGGGATTTCCTCAACTCCCTTTCCCCCTGA
- a CDS encoding thymidylate synthase: MQLLAIISGEYGRRHVDNIRAHGPEDWHIEVWKAPSPLPPVIDDPEEFLPHTLPHADLILSFAEHPGVAELLPEIVRMTGARAVLVAVDSEKWLPPGLAHQLREWLREMGVVCVTPKPLCSLAPNHYLVGRRQKVEYDDPLLAEFTRYFGKPELKIEVDPKTRTIISVEVVRDAVCGCARYVAQNLVGVSADDAEEKAGLLHHHYPCLASMDKDPAYGDTLMHVSGNILKEQVGEQVKPFRQIQYIIPGVKAE, from the coding sequence ATGCAGCTCCTGGCGATTATCTCCGGCGAATATGGCCGGAGGCATGTGGATAACATCCGGGCTCATGGCCCGGAAGATTGGCACATTGAGGTGTGGAAAGCACCCTCCCCCCTGCCGCCGGTGATAGATGATCCTGAAGAGTTTTTACCCCACACGCTTCCCCATGCTGATCTCATCCTCTCCTTTGCTGAGCACCCCGGGGTGGCAGAGCTACTGCCAGAGATTGTCCGGATGACCGGAGCGAGGGCAGTTCTGGTAGCGGTTGATAGTGAAAAGTGGCTCCCTCCAGGACTCGCCCATCAACTTCGGGAATGGCTCAGGGAAATGGGCGTGGTTTGCGTTACCCCAAAGCCTCTCTGCTCCCTGGCCCCCAACCATTATCTTGTGGGCCGTCGCCAGAAGGTGGAGTACGATGATCCCCTGCTGGCTGAATTTACCCGTTACTTTGGCAAGCCTGAGCTCAAAATTGAGGTTGACCCCAAAACCAGGACCATAATATCCGTTGAAGTTGTAAGGGATGCTGTCTGCGGGTGTGCCAGGTACGTGGCTCAAAACCTTGTGGGCGTTTCCGCTGACGATGCGGAGGAGAAAGCCGGGTTGCTTCACCACCATTACCCCTGCCTGGCCAGTATGGATAAAGACCCTGCTTATGGCGATACCCTCATGCACGTTTCCGGGAACATCCTTAAGGAGCAGGTAGGGGAGCAAGTCAAGCCTTTCCGGCAAATCCAGTACATAATTCCCGGAGTAAAAGCGGAATAA